The following nucleotide sequence is from Branchiostoma lanceolatum isolate klBraLanc5 chromosome 18, klBraLanc5.hap2, whole genome shotgun sequence.
TTTGTCTTCGCCTCCATGGACGATGAACAGCTTTTTCGGACCTGAAAACATCAAGGAGGCATCGGGTGTGATTGGAAGGCACAAGCATGATGTTTGCCTTCATACATATCTAAGGTCTTTAAGTACATCTTGATACATGATTTGCCCAAAAAGTAACATAATTCTGTAGCGGAATGCAAGACGCATACATCCAAATGCGAGTCAGATACGGAGGACATTATATTGCTTCATCGTTTTCAAACTTGTCTCAAGTTTATGTAAAATCAGAGCCGAGACATGGTAAAGAAATAGATGATAAATCGTTTTAAGTTGAAAGGTCAGATTTACCCTCTGGGCGTGCAGGCACGTCCGATTTTCTAGATGGTCCCCCCATCGCCGACAGAAGTTGCCAATTTGACACTGGCTCAGGTTGCCCCCTTGACACCGACTCAGGTTGCCCCCTTGACACCGACTCAGGTTGCCCCCTTGACACCGACTCAGGTTGCCAACTTGACACTGGCTCAGGTTGCCAACTTGACACTGGCTCAGGTTGCCCCCTTGACACCGACTCAGGTTGCCCCCTTGACACCGACTCAGGTTGCCAACTTGACACTGGCTCAGGTTGCCAACTTGACACTGGCTCAGGTTGCCCCCTTGACACCGACTCAGGTTGCCCCCTTGACACCGACTCAGGTTGCCAACTTGACACTGGCTCAGGTTGCCAACTTGACACTGGCTCAGGTTGCCAGCTTGACACTGGTTCAGGTTTGCAAAATGACACTGGCCCAGGTTGCCGACTTGACACCGGCTGAGGTTGCCCAATAGGAGGTTGCCCCCTTAAAGGTTGCCCCATTGTCTCCTGCTGAGGTTGTGTCAATGTCTCCGGCTGGGTAGTTGGCTCTGTTGAGTGAGAAGAATAAAATGTTAATGTATTTCTATACACAACAGTAACAAAAAAATCCTGTCACGGATTTTTCTAATGCAAATCAGATTGTGAGAACTTAAAAAtgatatagaagaactttattgcatgacaattgtacatggtacaaggtatggcaacaattcaaagtagaaatatagaataaaacttaacagaattactaatacaatgcaataagggctagcatacgtttttgatatCCATGTAGTAttataatcgagtggggctaatcataagtttcggtattttttctaatgacaaagcagtcgttTGAATACTTACCTTTTTCAATTGTGGGAATTGTTGCGTTTGAATATATATTAAAAACaatctgtagcatcgagactcttacaACTTGtcgtacttgttttgagaaatgtgaataacttgtGAGTGTTGCTTCTTGAAATAAGAAAGAAACTAAAAACTTTCCTTACCAGTACGTATACATTTAGCCTTTAAACCATGCACAACGCTTTGCAGGCCTGCATTGGACAGTGCCTCCACCAGGACCTCTGTAGTTGCGGCGtccttgtttttccttttccaCTCCTGTAACAGGTCCATACAGCGGGACCTGTCATCGCGGTTTCTGCCGTCAATGTTGTCAATTTCTGGGCCGTCAAAACCTAAGAAGAAGGCGAGGTCCTTCCAGTCAGAGGTCACTTCCTGTTTCACCTGGTAAAAGTGCTTCTCAACACCTGAAATGAGATACGTATCGTTCAATATTCCATGCATTAGGTCCCTATCAATGCAACTAGATGTATACCAACACATTACCCAATGACTTCTTGTTTGACCTGGAGAAAGCACTTCTCAATACCTGTAATGAGATACGTATTGTTCAATATCGAATGCATTAAGTTCCTAATGTCTATGACATTATCAATCAAAGTAACTCGATGTATACCAACACATTATCCAATGACTCTAGTAACTTACCTACATATTCGCTACAACCGGTACCCCCCATGCCTGATGTTAGGCAATTGTCTAGGAAGTTTATACACGGTGTTTCAATATGTCGTGCGAATCATTGTTTTTCATTTGCATGTCTACGTGTAATTCATTCTAATTCAGTATAGTTAGATTAATTGTAGAGTGCAATGCacaatttgtatttttgtaaggcAGAGACAAACACCTACGAAACACAGAATGCCTGGTTTCTGTATGCAGAGATGTCCGTTGAAAAATGTAGAATAGTTGAAGAGAGGTCACTGACCAAAATAATCCCCTTGTCACTGGACTACTGTAGTTAAACATCAACGAACTATTCATCATCAATCTCCATTGTTAACTAATTTCTCTTGCGATATGTACAATGCTGAATAGTCAATGCTAACAACATGTCAAGCTCCACTGATTACAGATATATTACCTTGACCAGCCATGTTTCACATACTTCCGGATCCGGTTTGTCGTAGGATCAGACTTCCGCACACCTGTTCAACTGCAGGAGAGAAAAGATCATCACTGCTTAAGATTACGACGTCAGAGGACGCCAGTCTGGGGTGTCTGGAAACATACCTGAAGCCTCCTAGTTTCTTGAATACACACTATGTTAGAATCATACATAAGCAGCAATTAGACGTGCTAGTGACACGttagtttagacatccaggtacatcTACCGTAATACAGTTCAGagacactacatgtacttcacaaaATAGTTCCACCATAGACTATAGGCCATTCAGAACTTGCTCGGGTTCGAGACCGGCCTCAGCGTTACTTCCGGATGAAGACTGGGCCCTTCCGTCGGCTTACAAGCACACTGCTGAATTATCTAACGACATTCAGACAGGTGCTAGCTGGCGTTCAGTTTCGTTATAACACTAGTCAAGTAGATTCATCTTAGGTATGGCCTGTGTGTTCATGTCACGGCGGCATCATGAGTTCTGCGGCGGTTGTGCACAATGTTTGCAGGCAAGGGGGTCCTAGTCAGTATTAAACACAAGTAAAGCattatctaaccttcatcaacgtaaatcaATCGTCCGTCGTTGAAACGAAACGCATGGATATCTCACCTTAACGCTCTCAGGAAGTTGTGATCCATGAATATCACCTGTAAGACGTCTTGAACACGGTGTCACCTGTTTCCGCCCAGAACACAAGCCGAACGCCGTCGCCGTATTCTGGAAAAGGTCACCACCTGACGTGTTTGCTGCTATTACCTTTGACCTCAGGTGTGACGTCACCAGGTTAAACTAAGTCCACTCAAGTTTTGTGTCTGTGTACGAGGCATGGACAAATGTTTGGTTGTTTTCGACACGAACCCAGTCTTTCTAGTCAATAAGAATTGAAAATGCAAAGAAGACAGAGTTGTTTTTCTATTCATGAAAACTGGAAcattgattgtattgatataGACACAGTCATTTACTTGCTTGCGATGGAATTCATGCCTTATGGTAACCAAATCAGCCAATGGCacgaaaagttttttttcgtgTCTTTTTTATGATTTGGGTGGGGACTTTCCCTTATAGAACTCAATTGTTTTTgtatctattatcattattgaaatatttgattgttttgtatcattttttcatgatgTACAGGTGGTTTGAGTTTGGTGGATATAAGTTGCACAGCTTGAGCCCGTTGTTActttgtattgtttactttttttgatatcttgtgaaTTGATAAATACGAAATACTCGAATAATTTGAAATCAGCGTTTCTATAAAACCCGAATATTCTCAAAGCACTTTTAATCATTGAATTAATTCTGCAGAGTTGACATAGTAGATATAATCTATGAAATATTACCCTCGATTGATAACAAACAATATCGATTATCAAACGAATCATTGTACAGTAACAATATCACTATGTAGTAAAACAATTGccctatctacatgtatcaacatgaTATAGCAGCTTGATTTACCGTGTAACCCTGGGTACTCTTTTCTTCCATAAAACATGTTTATTGTCTCCTATCTGCGCACAATGATTTCTTACTAGTGGTAATCTTGATTAATGGCATAACTGTACGTTTCATTGTTATTCTTACGTCTTTGTCAACTATAACATCCATATACACTTTACAACTATTACACACAAATTACCTGTAACATAATAGACACAATAGATCAAAACGGAACTTTCTTTGAACGCATGTTTCATTGTAAGTAGATGACAATAGAGGACGCCTACCAAAGTTATCCAATCTTTTCAATGTTTTGGGTTGTGAAACTTTCAAGAATGTAATATTTTACCACAAAAAGGCGTGTCATCTATCATTTTGTCAAAATCAAATGAACACCAATACAGAAAATCAGGATGACCAATGTTTGGAAATATCATAATGACTAAGTAATTGTTCCATAGACTTTTCAGCTTCTCTATTGATAGTATCATGTCCCTAGAGTTTGCCCTGTAGAATCTTGCGTATCTGACTTGCGGTTCCCGCTATCCAGATTTCATCCACCCTCTCCCCTGTCCTAGGCACCTCCACTCCCCGTGTATCTGCCAATGTTGGCGAGTAACGCTGTCTAACTTCTGCGGGAGTCACGCCATAGAAAATAGGGAAGAACGCCTTCCCTTGCCTCAAGAATTCCTCAAACTCTTTCCTAGGCCAGTATTTCTTCTCCATGTCTTCGCTTATCACAATCACTGCTAGTTTACAGGACCTATCGTGGATTGCTGAGGAGATAGTTTCTTTAATACCCTGTGTGTATCCTATAGACCACTTATCGTAGAACACGTCTTTCTTGGGGAAACCCTGATCTACTATTTCCCGTACAAGTGGCTCCACTAGCGAGTACTTGTCTTCCCCTCCGTGGACGATGAACAGCTTCTTGGGCGATGAGAATGGCAAGGAGACTGTAAGTGATAAAAAGTTGGTAGAAAAATGCCAAACTAACAATCCTATCGTTACAGATCTTGAAAGTTGatgtaaaacaatgttttcAGTCTTCCCTGAAGTCAAATACCTTCTTACGATAACTTTCACATGCATACAACTTATCGCCGTAGTGATAAACTTAGAATTAACTTATGGACAGAAACTGTACTTGTGCATGCATGGGAAATAGTGAATGGTAGATGCTGGATTTTTCCACTTCGTTTTTCGTgacaaatattgatgatatgatTAACGTTgcatgaaaatgtaaaatactTAACAGCGCAATTTTTACCTGAAGTTATGATCCTTTTCATACACCACGGTACAAAAACGACACCAACAAGGAGTAGGCCTATCACTATTGTCTTGGCGATGTCTCCTGATCCAGAAAATACTGAAAGTAAACCCAGTCAACGGTTATGGAGAAATTTCTATATAATAGCAGATTTTATACCCTCAAGATATATATTCATGATCAGTTGGCCCATGTGGCCATGGAGTATgtaacaaatgtttcaagaatcTTATTATCACGACAAGCTACTCTTCTTGGATTTTCTAAACTTAGAAACGCCAACAAAATAGACCGTTGGATCCGCTTTTTTGTAGTTTCGTCATGCAGTATATTCTTCTGATTCTACTCCGAAGACTGCTTAGCTAACGTACCTGTACAAGGCTGTTCAGTGTCGCATGCCTTATTCTCCTTTTCTTCACCGACACATTCTTTCCCTCCGTTGGAGGCTGCCGGCTTGTCACAAACACGTAGGCGGGACCGGGTGCCGCTACCACAGGTCACGTTACAGGCAGACCACGGGCTCCAACTGGACCAGGAACCGTCAACTACGACAGGAGAGAAAAATCTACAATTAAGTATTGCAATTCTTCTGACACAGCCAGTGTGGATTTACCTACCGACGTTTTGATAAGTtgtttgtcaccttcctctggGGCCTAATGACTGGTTTTACTTTGCACTAGACTCTTAATTAAGTATAGAAAATCACTGTGCAGTACAAGGTACTAGAACTTTTTAACTTTAAGTGAAAAAAGTGTAGAAAATAACTGAAACTGTTCGTTTCCACAGGGTTTTCTGCAATGTAAAGTTAGCGATGTTACTCTCTGTTATATTTCTATAATACCACAACACTCATTCTATAAGACAGTTCACAATTGGTGTTACAAAATATGTGGTGAGTATAATGTAAGTTTTTATTCTTCAAATTAAGCTTCATTTATTGTAATATAAAATAGCAATGGCGATAGCCATGGATGATAAAAATTGAGCAGTTGCTATGGCTACCTAGAGTACACTGTACGttatgtaacagtgtggttcaagcgccactgtctgaccagtctaactggtccggaccttttagcctagggGTACGTGGTAGGTGCTGTTACACTACCTGGGCAGCCTGTCCCGGTATGGCAGTCCCAGGTACTAGTGTCCTGTGCGGGCCCCTCGCACGGTGCCCCGCCGTTTGCCGGTGCCGGGTCGGTGCAGGTACGGCTACGAGTCTGTGTCCCGGACCCGCATGTCACGCTACAGGCCGACCAGGGGCTCCAGTCAGACCAGCTGCCGTCAACTTTAATGGACAAGTGTCGTAAGAAAGGTTGTTGCTATGTAGCAAAAGATACCACACGTTCTGCCTTGTGCAACGGTTGTGCAATACAGTTTATCATCATAATGAATTATAGCATTTTCACAGGTTATTAGTAAAGAATATCAGTCAATAACCTAGTTTCAAGAGCAAGACTTTGAGGCGGGCTGGTGGTAATCTTAACgataaaatgataaactttGTATCCATCGAATGTATTAGACTCAAATTTATAAAGATTCAACGCCCCCGTACACGTGAGATGACATCAATAATTGTTCGAAGGTCCGCTTATAAGGTGTCCACGGGCTATATACTAGAAATCGGTGGATACTGGCAAAAAATGTGTTCTACATGAAAATCTACAACGTAGCCGAcggaaataaaatgaaaagaaCCGTGTTTGCGTAAGACATGTACTGACCAATCGCCTGTTCACAGTACGTTCCCCGGAACCCCACCGGACATCGGCAGGTCCCGTCCTGGTTACAGACACCGCCGTTCTGGCACTGGCAATCTGGTCAGAAACATCGGAGGAAACCAAAATTACTAGTAGTTTATAATAGGGAATAACTCATCAGCTTGGAATAATGGAAGCTCTCTGCAAAGTGAAATCAGACCTGCATCTGTTTCTTTTTAGGCGAAAGGCATAAAGAACACACACTGTTGTAGCTATTACATCTTACAAAATGAGTACTTGAATATTGACGAATCATGATACAACCTTAGATATCAAATATTAAACTATATGCAATATGCAACCTGATTTGGCAAATGGATGGTTTTTGTAaacgatcagacgtttcagataacaTTCACAATCTTTCGTTAGCAACTGAGCAATTAACTTCATGATTGTCCAAAGTGATATTTCAGAGGCATACCGCGTCATTTTGTTAACGAcatattgaaaaataaatcTCAACAGAACTCACCTGAAGTACAGAACTTGCCGTACTTCCCAGGTGGACACCTGGCGCAGCCGTCATTCTCACCGTAGCTGACGTCACGGCACTCTGCGCAGAAGCGGTATTTCTCGCACACCTGGTCATGCTTGACGCCGTCACACGGGCGGCAGTAGTGCTCCCACTTGTAGAACGCAGAGCATCTGCAAACATACATTAACGTGCCATGGTGAACAATAGCTACAGAGTTAGTTACTAGAGTAGGCTGTAAGAGTCTCTATAGTACTTCATATACATAGAGTATATaataccaaccaaccaaccaaccaaccaaccaaccaaccaaccaaccaaccatccaaccaaccatccaaccaaccaaccaaccaaccaaccaaccaaccaaccaaccaaccaaccaaccaaccaaccatccaaccaaccaaccaaccaaccaaccaaccaaccaaccaaccaaccaaccatccaaccaaccaaccaaccaaccaaccaaccaaccaaccaaccaaccaaaaaataaacaaaccaaacaaacaaacaacaaagcaaCCAAATAAACAACCGAACAAACAActaaacaaacaagaacataagcttcttagcgaaggtaataagtacattgtacataacgAGCAGACTTACGCCTTGTAAGTAATGATGAAGTTGATTCCGGCTGATCCACACGCACAAGTCTCCCTGGTTACCGAGCACAAGCCGACGTCTATGTCTCTGGCTGACGTCACGCCAAACAGGAACATCGCAGCCGTTACCAGAGCTGACATAACCTAGTGCATAGGAGAATATCCTTACGGTAAATCGTAGGTGATGTGCTAGACGTGCTACACGTACACAACAACTATTCTATAAACAAGTTCACGGTTTTAACTGAGCATGcgcgaggtcaaaggtgaaggtccctaACTTGTTAAAATTTCCGATTTTGGCTATGCATGATACATGTTCAgtcagacgtgttttgtttatgattCTAGGGATCTTCAACGTTGATATAATTACTTACAATGCAGTACACTGCGCGTGTGCAGTTAAAATCATGAAACGGTTTACACCCGAACATCTATATATGATAATCATATGAAGTGTCACTTGGAAATTTCCTTTTCTGTGTGTTATTGATAAACTACAGTCTATTTCTTCTGCTTCTAGTCAAATTAGATGGTGAAAGTTGTTTGACCGGATGAAGTGAAAATCTTGCTATGTCAGTATTGTATATAATCATGAAATTACTAGTGCAATGGGATACGATTCTGATAACTAATGATAATGTGATAGATTTGTATTAAGGTTACCTCGGTTTTCGGGATCATCCTTTAGTTG
It contains:
- the LOC136424680 gene encoding uncharacterized protein, which translates into the protein MSALVTAAMFLFGVTSARDIDVGLCSVTRETCACGSAGINFIITYKACSAFYKWEHYCRPCDGVKHDQVCEKYRFCAECRDVSYGENDGCARCPPGKYGKFCTSDCQCQNGGVCNQDGTCRCPVGFRGTYCEQAIVDGSWSDWSPWSACSVTCGSGTQTRSRTCTDPAPANGGAPCEGPAQDTSTWDCHTGTGCPVDGSWSSWSPWSACNVTCGSGTRSRLRVCDKPAASNGGKECVGEEKENKACDTEQPCTVFSGSGDIAKTIVIGLLLVGVVFVPWCMKRIITSVSLPFSSPKKLFIVHGGEDKYSLVEPLVREIVDQGFPKKDVFYDKWSIGYTQGIKETISSAIHDRSCKLAVIVISEDMEKKYWPRKEFEEFLRQGKAFFPIFYGVTPAEVRQRYSPTLADTRGVEVPRTGERVDEIWIAGTASQIRKILQGKL